ATAAATTAAAAACATGAATGTATCGGTATTAGCAAATACACTTATTGGATCAGAAATCATTAAAATTGGTAATGAGGTTAATGAGCTGAAAAGCAAAGGTGCTAAGATTGCCAATTTGACTATAGGTGATTTTGACCCTTCTATTTTCCCTATACCTGCGGAGCTGAAAGCTGAAATTGTTGATGCTTATATCCATAATCATACAAACTATCCTGCTGCTGATGGTATTCTGGCTTTACGTGAAACAATTGTAGACGTTTTAAAAGACAGATATGATCTGGATTTTAAAACTAATGAAATATTGGTTTCAGGCGGTTCACGTCCTTTGATCTATGCTACTTATCTGGCATTGATTGATCCGGGTGATAAAGTAGTTTATCCTGCTCCTTCCTGGAATAATAATCACTATTGTCATCTTTCTTCAGCAGAAGGTATTGCTGTGGAAACGACTGCTGAAAATAATTTCATGCCTACAGCTGAATTATTAAAGCCATATCTTAAAGGAGCGACTCTGCTGGCTTTATGTTCTCCGTTGAACCCAACGGGTACCATGTTCACTAAAGAGCAGCTGGAAGAGATCTGTGACCTTGTAATTGAAGAAAATAAATCAAGAGCAGAAGGGGAGAAACCATTATACATTATGTATGATCAGATTTACTCTTTACTGACTTTTGGAAAAGAACATATCAATCCGGTTAGCCTGCGTCCGGAATTGAAAGATTACACGATTTATATCGATGGAATTTCTAAATGTCTTGCAAGTACAGGTGTGCGTGTCGGATGGGCTTTCGGACCAGAAAAAGTGATCGGTAAAATGAAAGCTTTATTAACACATATTGGTGCCTGGGCACCAAAAGCAGAACAGGTTGCTGTTGGTAAATATTTTGCTGATAAAGCTCAGGTTGACCGTTTCCTTGGTTCATTTAAGTTACAGATTCAGGATAGTCTGAATGCTTTGTATACAGGTTTCCAGAGTCTGAAAAATGATGGCCTTGCAGTAGATGCAATTACACCTATGGGAGCTATTTATCTGACGCTTAAGATCGATTATATTGGTAAGACCACACCAGAGGGAGATCTGCTGAAGGATAGTACTGATGTGAACTCTTATCTGATCAGAGAAGCTCAGGTAGCACTGGTTCCTTTCTCTTGTTTTGGTAACGATGAAACCAAAGCCTGGTTCCGTGCATCAGTTGGTGCTTGTTCACTGACTGATATCAAGGAGATGATACCACGTATTAAAGCTGCTTTAAGCAAGCTGAAATAAAAATATAAACACATTTACAGAAGGGGTATTCCGGGTTGCAGATTCATTGCAGCCGCAGAATACCCCTTTTTGTTTTATTTGATGCTCTTGCGGGCCACAATTAAATAACCGGCTGTAAAGAATATGACTGCATAAGCCAGACTGAAAAAGAGTTCTGCGGTAAAGAACCGGGTGCTGGTTTTAGCCATCGACAGTGTCATGACGGGATGACTATAGGGGAAGAGATAAGCAAATTTCCAACCTGCTGAGGCAATAATTATCCCAATGATAATACCGATAAAACCTATGCCCATTGGTTTTAAAAAGTCACTATTTCTAATAACTCCAGCGCCTTTAGTTCTGGGGATATTCAGTAAAATGCAGCGGTTGAAAAGATTTTACTTGCCAGACAAATGTGCATACAAAGCGGGTTGCTCTACTAATGAGCCTATATTTTTTAAGATTTCTATTCTGTGGCTGTTAATCTCTTTTCCAAAAATAAAAACGGTATCTCCGGGAGATTTCAACAGGTTAAGCAAAATCTTGATCGTTGTGGTTTTGCCCGCGCCATTATGGCCAAGAAAACCATAAATACTACCTTTTTCTATTTCCAGCGAAAGATTATCTACTACTTTTTTTTACCAAAATAGTAAGTGAGCCCACGTGTCTGTATAGCAGGATTATTCATTATTTGGCAATTAATATATTGTTGTTTGTGAGTGTACAGGATTGATTTGCCGTAGTTTTTGCTGCCATTTCTGTTCCCTGGGCAGGGCGGGCAGAACTGATGGAAATCACAAGGATTGTCATTACAAAGAATGGCACTAACAACAGTATAAATGGCGAAACGTTAAATAAATTTTTCATAATAATTCGTTTTGTTGAAACAAATAGAATGAATTAAAAAACGCAGCTAAAATGTTTTATACAAAGTGCTTTATATCCTAGATGAACTATTTAAACAGTGCATAAAGTCTTTTTTTTGTGATTTGGTACTTTCATCGGGAAGAAATGCCAGTTGGTCGAAATACTGACTGCTTATCCTGTTTTTGAGGACGTTATAAGAGCGGAGGGTTAAACAATATTGTAATTGAATAAGAAAAGAACAACACTAGTAAGAGATTAGACTTACGTTATACACTGTTTAGTGTTAAAACGGGATTGATACGGGGTTGAAGCGGGGTTGAAACGCCTCGACCCGTTTCAACCCCGCTTCAACCCCGTATCAATGGCGTATCAATATTAACCACAACTTAACGTATGACTTCTTTCAATATATCTCTTAAGGTCACTATTACTGAAGCTGTCTTGTACCGAAAAAGGGGAGTGATGTGATGAGTGCCAACTCTAAAATGGACTGCCTGTTGAATGAAATCCTGCCACGCGACAAATTTCAACAATGCAAAAAGGCTGTAACGGTTTTCCCGGTACAGCCTTTAAATGTTGATTGTATTTTTTGATTATTTGAATTCAGAAGTTTTATGAAATTCGATATCCGGATAATCTCTTTTGGTCATATTGATCATAAAATCATTGTCAGCAAGGAATACAGGATTTCCATCCTTATCTTCTCCGATATGCTGCTGTTTACGTTTCACAAATTCTTCCAGTTTCTTTTTATCTGTAGAAGTTACCCAGTTTGATCTGCTGTAGCTCAACATACGGAAATGTGCTTTTGCACCATATTCGTGTTCCAGTCTGAATGCGATTACTTCAAATTGCAGTTCACCTACAGCACCGATAATTTTTCTGTTTCCTGGTTGTTGAGTAAATAATTGGGCAACACCTTCCTCTGTTAGCTGTTGTATGCCTTTTTCAAGCTGTTTAGTACGAAGCGGATCTTTGTTCTCTACTTCTTTAAATATCTCAGGAGAGAAGCTCGGAATGCCTTTAAATTGCAGTTGCTCTCCCTCAGTCAAGGTGTCTCCGATTTTAAAGTTCCCACTGTCATATAAGCCTACAACATCACCCGGCCATGCTTCTTCCACAATACTTTTTTCATTAGCCATAAAGTCCATTGGATTTGAAAACTTCAGTTTTTTACCCTGACGTGTATGGAAGTAGAATTTATTCCGCTCAAACTTACCTGAACATATTCTCAGGAAAGCGATACGATCACGGTGTTTGGGATCTAAATTAGCGTGAATTTTAAAGACAAAGCCAGAGAAGTTTTTTTCTTCAACCAGTACTTCTCTCTGTTCAGCTTCTCTGCTTCTCGGACTTGGGGCAATATTGATAAATGTATCCAGCAGTTCTTTTATTCCGAAATTATTAATGGCACTGCCAAAAAATACCGGAGCCAGTAATCCTTCTGTATACATGCTCTGATCCAATTTGCCATATACACCATCTACTAATTCCAGATCACTTTTCAGGTCCTCCAGTTCGTTGGTTTTCAGGAAATTGTTCAGATTTGGGTCATTCAGGTCACTTACCTCTATTACCGGATCAGCAATCTTTGTTTTATCCGGCTCAAATAAGTTAAGGTGTTTATTGTAGATACTGTATACACCTTTGAAAGTATGTCCCTGTCCGATAGGCCAGGATAAAGGGCATAAACTAATATTCAGTTTGCTCTCAATTTCGTCCAGCAGATCAAAGGCATCTTTACCTTCCCGGTCCATCTTATTGATAAAGATAATTACAGGTGTATTACGCATCCGGCATACAGCCATCAGTTTTTCTGTTTGTTCCTCAACACCTTTTACGCAGTCTACAACCAGAATTACACTGTCTACTGCAGAAAGGGTTCTGTAAGTGTCTTCAGCGAAATCTTTGTGACCAGGTGTATCCAGGATATTGATGCGCTTATCTTTGTATTCAAAACCCATTACTGAGGTTGCAACGGAAATTCCACGTTGTTTCTCAATCTCCATAAAATCTGAAGTACTGCTTTGATTGGCTTTGTTACGTTTTACAGCACCAGCGGTATTGATCGCTCCTCCAAACAGCAGAAACTTTTCAGTTAACGTTGTTTTTCCGGCATCGGGGTGACTGATAATTGCGAATGTTTTTCTTTTTTCTATTTCGGGGTGAATCATAAAGGGTTAAGCATCTTGCTTGATGAGGCTGCAAAGATAAATATAATATATAAAATAAAAACCGGCCATTACAGCCGGTTCTCTTTGATGTGTTTTAGTTACCTCTTCCGCTCCTTGAAGACTCAGTTCTCTGAGGGGTATCACCTCCACCTCTTGAACTTCTGGACTCCTGCTGGCGTTGTTGTTGCTGTTGAGCATCACGCTGCTGACGTTGCATTTCCTGTTGCTGGCGTTGTTGCTGCTGCTGAGCATCACGCTGCTGACGTTGCATGTCCTGCTGCTGGCGTTGTTGCTGCTGCTGAGCATCACGCTGCTGGCGCTGCATATCCTGTTGCTGGCGTTGTTGCTGTTGCTGCTGAGCATCACGCTGCTGACGCTGCATATCCTGTTGCTGGCGTTGTTGCTGTTGCTGTTGCTGTTGTTGAGCATCACGCTGCTGACGCTGCATATCCTGTTGCTGACGTTGTTGCTGCTGCTGATCAACATAATCACCTCTTCCACCACGGGTTCTGTCAGCCTGACCAGTATTTCTGGGTACATCGTTTCCGGTTCTTGAAGAATTATTAATATCTCCTCTTCCTAAACGATCACCATTTCCAACTCTTGCAGGATTGACATCGCCTCTTCCGGTAGTATTAATATCACCTCTGGCAGTACGTCCGCTGTTTCCGCTTCTGGAAGTGTTTATATCGCCTCTGCCCGAGGTATTGATATCACCTCTGCCTGAACGTTCAGTATTTCCGGTTCTTGAGCTGTTACTGTCTCCTCTGCCGGATCTTGGATTGTAAATACTGATATTATTATTTGTAATACTTGTTCTTCCGGGTCTGTCGGTGCGGGAAATGTTATAAACCCTTACATCTCTGTTGGTTGCTCTTCTAACTTCCTCAGATCTTGGACCTGTATAATATGTATTTCTGCCACCACGGCCGTAAGTATTATTAATAATAGTTGTACGGTTAATGATGGTTACATTATTGCTGGAATAACGAGGATAATAATTGCTGTAGATACTGCGCTGCGGAATAAAATTCCACCAGTTACTTGGCGGGTTGTATCCACCACCGCCAATATTGATGTTAATATTGATGCCTGGGCCTAACGGCGCCCAACCATAATATCCGCCACCACTTCTCCAGCTAACCCATGCAGGTCCCCATACCGTATCAGGAATCCAGACCCATTGATTAAATCTGTTGTTTACCCAACGGCCATAGTGAAACGGAGCCCAGCCCCAGTCATAGTCTGATACCCAGGTATTCCCGTATTCAGTCATGGCCCAGCGCCCATCCGTATAATAAGGTCTGAAATCGCCCTGATCCACGTCGGGACGCCAGACATTCCCATATTGGGGATCCTGAATCCAGGTTCCATATGGAGATAATTCGTCATAAAATGACTGAAGCGAAATATTATCATATTCCCCTTGTGCCAGCGATTGCTGGGTTGTGCAACCGAACAAGAGCATGAGCCCCAGTAGTGCAGCTGGTAATTTGATCATGTTTTTCATTTGTGTGTATTTATAATATAACCTAACTTATATCTATGAGTAAAAAAATGTACAATGGTTTAACGTTTTATGCAATCAGGTAAAGAGCGGGTATGGCAATTTAAGAATTGCATAGAGCGGGATACGGGATTTATCAGCTGTAAACGGTTAAACTTAATATTTAGATCCTTATTTTCTCTTTCCAAATATTTATTCTTTTCCTTTGTAATTCCAGACTATTGCAATCTGCAGGAGTAAATGCTGAAATTTAAATAAATTAATAAGTAAATAAGAGCTCTTAAACCCACTAAACGGTGTAGACGGAAATCATATCACTACTACATAAATTATACCAAAAAACAATAAGATTTAAAATGAAACCATCACGGTCTTACAGCTCATCTAAGGTTGCAACAAGAACGTGATCACTTCATTACCATTAAATAACAAATAAATTCAAAAATGAAAAAAGGTGTATTATTCCTGATTCCAGTTCCATTGGCAGAAAATGCCTCTGCGAAGTCATTCACACCCTATCTGATAGATACAATTAATGCGATTGACACTTATATAGTAGAGAATGAAAAAACTGCAAGAAAATCTTTAAAAGAGGCAGGCTTAAAAATTCCGCAAAGCGATTTAACCATTCATGATTATGGTAAACATAAACGTAATGACTCTATGGTCCCTTATTTTAAGGAACTGATGACAGGAAAAGATGTAGGTCTGATGAGTGAAGCTGGTTGTCCGGGTGTAGCTGATCCGGGAGCGGAGATTGTTTCTGAAGCCCATAAACGTGGAATCAAAGTGGTACCGCTAGTAGGTCCTAATTCACTTTTACTGGCACTGATGTCTTCAGGATTTAATGGACAAAGTTTTACTTTCCATGGTTATCTGCCTATTGATAAGGTAGAAAGAGTGAAAAAAATTAAGGAACTGGAGCAGCTTGCTGAAAAAAAGAAACAGACACAGCTATTCATTGAAACCCCTTTCAGAAACAATCACCTGTATGAAGATATTATCAAAAATACAGCAGCACAAACTTTACTTTGTATAGCCTGCAACATTACCGGAGAGGATGAGTTTATCAGAACACAAACTGTAGGACAATGGCGTCAGGAGAAGATCGATCTGCATAAAAAACCAACTATATTCCTGATTTACCGTTAATCCGGGTTAACGATACATATTTTTACTGTCCATAAATGCGATTACATTTTCAGGAACAAGGAATTGTATATTTTTATTGTCTTTTAAAGCCTGTCTGATAAAAGTCGATGAAATTTCCATCTGAGGTGTTTCTGTCAATGTAATCGAAGGATGGTCTGTCCATTCAGTCACGTCAGATCCCGGTCTGGGATAAACATAGATATGATAGTTCTGTAAAAGAACCTCATAGTTTTTCCATTTTTTCAAAGAAGCCAGATTATCGGCTCCCATGATCAGTACAAATTCTTTTGCCGGATGTTTTTCGTGAAGATAGGCTAAGGTATCAACTGTATAAGAAGGCTGGGGCAGGTTAAATTCTATATCGCTTACCTTGATTTTTTCCGCCGTGTCAGTTGCTAACCTGGCCATTTCAAGTCTGTCGTACATATTACCAAGCCCCTTTTTATTTTTCAGCGGATTCTGTGGCGAAACGACCAGCCACACCTCATCCAGGTCTGTGAAATTAGCCATATAGCTGGCTATAATCAGATGACCTGTATGAATTGGATTGAAAGAGCCAAAAAATAAACCTGTTTTCGCCATTCTTTCTCTGGGATTTTTTATTTGCTGAGAAAATCAGCAACTAATTTTTCAGCTTCTGCGCAGGCTGTTTCAAGATCAAAATTCTTCAGGATGACATCAAATTTGTCAGCGTATTTAAGCTCTTTCTCCGCTTTAATAAATCTTTCCTGAAGTTTGGCTTCACTGTCAGTGCCACGACCGCTCAGACGCTCTTTTAAGACTTCAAGAGAAGGTGGCTGAACAAAGATAGCCAGTGCATCTTCTTCGTATTTACGTTTTAAACGTAAACCACCTTCAACATCAATATCAAAGATTACATGTTTGCCTTCATTCCAGATTCTTTCGATTTCTGAACGCAGCGTGC
This portion of the Pedobacter lusitanus genome encodes:
- a CDS encoding SAM-dependent methyltransferase; amino-acid sequence: MKKGVLFLIPVPLAENASAKSFTPYLIDTINAIDTYIVENEKTARKSLKEAGLKIPQSDLTIHDYGKHKRNDSMVPYFKELMTGKDVGLMSEAGCPGVADPGAEIVSEAHKRGIKVVPLVGPNSLLLALMSSGFNGQSFTFHGYLPIDKVERVKKIKELEQLAEKKKQTQLFIETPFRNNHLYEDIIKNTAAQTLLCIACNITGEDEFIRTQTVGQWRQEKIDLHKKPTIFLIYR
- a CDS encoding ATP-binding cassette domain-containing protein, yielding MEIEKGSIYGFLGHNGAGKTTTIKILLNLLKSPGDTVFIFGKEINSHRIEILKNIGSLVEQPALYAHLSGK
- a CDS encoding pyridoxal phosphate-dependent aminotransferase, which translates into the protein MNVSVLANTLIGSEIIKIGNEVNELKSKGAKIANLTIGDFDPSIFPIPAELKAEIVDAYIHNHTNYPAADGILALRETIVDVLKDRYDLDFKTNEILVSGGSRPLIYATYLALIDPGDKVVYPAPSWNNNHYCHLSSAEGIAVETTAENNFMPTAELLKPYLKGATLLALCSPLNPTGTMFTKEQLEEICDLVIEENKSRAEGEKPLYIMYDQIYSLLTFGKEHINPVSLRPELKDYTIYIDGISKCLASTGVRVGWAFGPEKVIGKMKALLTHIGAWAPKAEQVAVGKYFADKAQVDRFLGSFKLQIQDSLNALYTGFQSLKNDGLAVDAITPMGAIYLTLKIDYIGKTTPEGDLLKDSTDVNSYLIREAQVALVPFSCFGNDETKAWFRASVGACSLTDIKEMIPRIKAALSKLK
- a CDS encoding DUF6600 domain-containing protein, whose protein sequence is MKNMIKLPAALLGLMLLFGCTTQQSLAQGEYDNISLQSFYDELSPYGTWIQDPQYGNVWRPDVDQGDFRPYYTDGRWAMTEYGNTWVSDYDWGWAPFHYGRWVNNRFNQWVWIPDTVWGPAWVSWRSGGGYYGWAPLGPGINININIGGGGYNPPSNWWNFIPQRSIYSNYYPRYSSNNVTIINRTTIINNTYGRGGRNTYYTGPRSEEVRRATNRDVRVYNISRTDRPGRTSITNNNISIYNPRSGRGDSNSSRTGNTERSGRGDINTSGRGDINTSRSGNSGRTARGDINTTGRGDVNPARVGNGDRLGRGDINNSSRTGNDVPRNTGQADRTRGGRGDYVDQQQQQRQQQDMQRQQRDAQQQQQQQQQRQQQDMQRQQRDAQQQQQQRQQQDMQRQQRDAQQQQQRQQQDMQRQQRDAQQQQQRQQQEMQRQQRDAQQQQQRQQESRSSRGGGDTPQRTESSRSGRGN
- the gmk gene encoding guanylate kinase, whose protein sequence is MTQGKLIIFSAPSGAGKTTIVKHLLEKFPSLSFSISATTRELRGDEKHENDYYFISKESFLHKVAHQEFVEFEEVYNGTFYGTLRSEIERIWNEGKHVIFDIDVEGGLRLKRKYEEDALAIFVQPPSLEVLKERLSGRGTDSEAKLQERFIKAEKELKYADKFDVILKNFDLETACAEAEKLVADFLSK
- the nadD gene encoding nicotinate (nicotinamide) nucleotide adenylyltransferase: MAKTGLFFGSFNPIHTGHLIIASYMANFTDLDEVWLVVSPQNPLKNKKGLGNMYDRLEMARLATDTAEKIKVSDIEFNLPQPSYTVDTLAYLHEKHPAKEFVLIMGADNLASLKKWKNYEVLLQNYHIYVYPRPGSDVTEWTDHPSITLTETPQMEISSTFIRQALKDNKNIQFLVPENVIAFMDSKNMYR
- a CDS encoding peptide chain release factor 3 — protein: MIHPEIEKRKTFAIISHPDAGKTTLTEKFLLFGGAINTAGAVKRNKANQSSTSDFMEIEKQRGISVATSVMGFEYKDKRINILDTPGHKDFAEDTYRTLSAVDSVILVVDCVKGVEEQTEKLMAVCRMRNTPVIIFINKMDREGKDAFDLLDEIESKLNISLCPLSWPIGQGHTFKGVYSIYNKHLNLFEPDKTKIADPVIEVSDLNDPNLNNFLKTNELEDLKSDLELVDGVYGKLDQSMYTEGLLAPVFFGSAINNFGIKELLDTFINIAPSPRSREAEQREVLVEEKNFSGFVFKIHANLDPKHRDRIAFLRICSGKFERNKFYFHTRQGKKLKFSNPMDFMANEKSIVEEAWPGDVVGLYDSGNFKIGDTLTEGEQLQFKGIPSFSPEIFKEVENKDPLRTKQLEKGIQQLTEEGVAQLFTQQPGNRKIIGAVGELQFEVIAFRLEHEYGAKAHFRMLSYSRSNWVTSTDKKKLEEFVKRKQQHIGEDKDGNPVFLADNDFMINMTKRDYPDIEFHKTSEFK